The Cynocephalus volans isolate mCynVol1 chromosome 1, mCynVol1.pri, whole genome shotgun sequence region ACTCCATTCCTGTACCCATTCCAAGCCCTCAGCGTCTGCCCTCAGCAGAGCAGATGGCGCTGAAGCCACAGCAAGAATCACCATCACCCTTGTCGTGCAATCCATGCCCCCAAAAAGAGGTGGCCAATGCCAGAGAGGGTCCTGCTcccagccctgaggcaggagaccTCCCTTCACTTCTGCTCCCCCCACCCTCAGCAAGATGGGTGAGGAGCCAGGCTCAGCACCTTCACTGAGATTGGGGATGCCAGAAAGGCTTTTAGTCTGGGCGAGGTACTCCCACGGGCTGAGAGCACTGAGAGGCATGGGGCAGGGGTGTCAGTTAGCCTGGTTTTGGTGACCCAGGACCTAGGAAGGGCCTGCCAAGTCCCAACTTCCGTATACCCCGGCTTGGCTCCATTTCGACGTGCCCCGTGGCACATATGGGCTCACCCCTGTTGTGTGACTCTGCAGTGCCAAGTGTCTctctgccccccgccccccctcccccccgcggAGTGCCAACTCTCCCGGGAGCCCACATCTTTACTGAAACCACTGATGAACCCTCGGATCCTGTGGCTCAGGACAAAGCCCCGTGGCCTGCCATCAGAGACTTCTCTGGATCCACACACCGGCAGCCAGGCCCAAATGGGCTCTCTAATGGCCAGAGCCCTTGTGGGGAATCCTCTTTGGTCTGGCTGGTGGTGGGGCCGGGGCAGCCAGAGTCACAATGCGGTAGGGTGAGTTACACCCGTGAGAAAGAGCATCAGGAAGGACTGGAGAGGTAAGACGCTCGCCGCACAGGCCAGGAGGAAACACACGAAAAGTTCAGGAAGGAGAACCAGAAACCTACAGACCCACCCATGTTGGGGGGGTGGACGTGGAGGAGGAAAGGACAGGCGTCCTGGCGTGTCAAAAAGAGGACGAGGAGCGGCCACTGTCCTCAAGGCCATTTCTGATAAGCCTCCATCAGCCAGCTCCCCAGAAAGCCCCACTGTTCCCTGACAGGAAGAGCGCGTGAGGGTGGAAAGAGCCTCTTTGGATGtgtgtggcagtgctgggggtggtggtggtggtacgTGGGGGAAGATGGGCCTCAGCTTCTGGGGAAGGCCGGGCCCAGCCTCCACGCTCCCCATCCATCCCTGAGGTGTTGCAGGGACCCACCAGAGCCGCCGCTGTCCAAACCCCACGACGGAGGGTCCGTCAGTACCAGTCGACCCCGCCTTTGGGACACACTCTGTCCCCAGCTTTTGAAGGCGTGGACTGGGGGCGGGGGTGAAGCTTGCACGGAGCGCGAACGGCGCACTGCAGCCTGCCGCCCCTCCACCAGGGTCGGAGAGCTCCGCCGGAGGGAACCGATGTGTGGACGCGGCCGAGGCGTGCACGGCGGACGCGCGCTGCCAGCGGCTGCGCGCCGAGTACGTGGCGCAGTGCCTGGGGCCGGGTGGCTGTCCCCGCGCCCGCTGCCGCCGCGCCCTGCGCCACTTTTTCGCCCGCGGTCCGCCCGCGCTCACCCACGCGCTGCTCTTCTGCCCGTGCTCCGGCCCCGCGTGCGCCGAGCGCCGACGCCAGACCTTCGTGCCTGACTGCGCCTTCTCGGGGCCGGGCCCGGCGCCACCGCCCTGCCTCGCGCCCTTAGACGCCTGCGAGCACAGCCCGCTCTGCAGGTGCGCGCGGGGGAGGCGGCGCAGGTGCGCACGAGCGGGGGGCGGGGTGGGGCCGCTCGCACGCTCACCGCGCCCCCGCCGCGCCACGCAGGCCCCGCCTCCTGGCCTTCCAGGCCTCCTGCGCGCCGGTCCCCAGCGCCCCCGACGGCTGCCCGCGGGACCAGGGCCCCCGCTGCTTGCGAGCATACGCAGGCCTGGTGGGTACGCACGGCCGGGAtccgggcgcgggcggcggctCTCCATCAGATGCCTCCGCCGGGGTGGGCCGATGACCCCGCCCTTGGGGTCTCCGCAGGTACCGCCGTCACCCCCAACTACTTGGACAACATGAGCGCGCGCGTGGCGCCCTGGTGCGACTGCAGAACCAGCGGAAACCGGCATGAGGAGTGTGAAGCCTTCCGGGGGCTCTTTACAAGGAACCGCTGCTTGGGTGAGGGGCCCGGGGAGGGCGTCGGGGCGGCGCTTACTGTCCTCTCTCAAGTCTTCTGGCTGGCGGGAGcccattttagaggtgaggaaactgaggctgtctGCGGCAGCCACACAGGCACACTCCGCCCTCTGCTGTTGTCCTGCCCTGGGGGAATTGGCGCCCTGCTGTCTCCGGAGACCAGGTCACAGACCAGAAGCAGAGTCATAGGGGTGTCAAGGCTGGTGTCCTTGTGGGCAGGAGGGGGCGAGAATTAAAACAAGTTTCCGAGGACCTGGAATTGCACAGGGTGAGACTCCTACTTTCTGCACTCCTGAGAGGGTTCCATCCTTGAGGTACTCCCAACTCCCCCCACTGGTGATCTTGCCTTTCGGGGTCTGAATATCTCAGTGATCTGGAAGTTAGGGGGCCTGAGTTTGAAGCTGActttgtcacttactagctgagaGTTAGTTAACTCTATCCTTTTTTGtgttcatctgcaaaatggggtgaTAATTGTCACCTTCCCTTGTGAGGATGAAAGACCATACAATTTATGAGGCACTCAGCACAGTTGTCCTCACCATGCACCTTCCATCCCAGGAGCCAATTCTTGCAAACACCAGAGGGGGTCTTCCAGTTTTTCCCCAAGGAGCTAGGCCCTGTGCTAGGGTTTCCCAGCCAAGCCTGCCCTGGACCCTTACTTCCATAGATGGTGCCATAAAGACCTTTGAGAGTGGGTGGACCCCAATCCTGCAGGACCAGCTGGACCTCCACCGGAACCCTGAGCAGGTAGGTGCAGGGAGGGGATGGTGAGCTGGCAGTTCCCACACTGTCTCCTTCCACAGCCTTCCATGCCAGGTGGGCCTCAATGGAGGCATGCatgtcctggggtgggggtgcatgCAGAGCAGAGCCAGGCTGCTTCCTCAAGGCCGCACTCTGCTCCCGCCCCACAAGGTGTCCTCTGCAGTTGGGTCCCTGGAGGGGAGCTCCCTGCTCTTCATACTCCCTGTCCTGGCTCTCCAGGCCCTGCTCTGATTAGGACGGCAGACTTCGGACAACACAGCCAGCTATGTACAGGCCATATCCATGCCACTGAAAAGGGACTGGCTTACCTCCCCAACTGGACCTAGTGCTTCTGGACACCCTGTGTGTCTGTCCCCTGGCCTAAAGGATATGGGTTGGGGACCTGACTGCAAAGCTTCTGGTTTCCCTATCAGTAGGCAGCTTGGTTGTAGGTCCCTTTCTCTGCAGATCTTGAGACAATTGGGGTCTCCCATCGGGTAGAGACAGGAGAGGGTCTCTATTGTAGCTGAGGCTCCATGGGGCCCCATCCAAACTTCCAGAATTCTAGGAAATTGTATAAGTCTCCCAATCAGATGACAGCCTAAGGAATGCATCTGAGCAGACTTGTAGGCAAGACGGCCTCTAACAGTGCAGCCTTTCTGGCCACTCTCCCAGTTAGGCATTTCCCACCATTGTACCACCTGTACCCCATGTCTAAAGTTGGCAGAGTGCTTCCCACCCATGGTTGCTGCCTGGTGGGCACCTGGAGTGAGTGAGAATCCAGTCCCCACCTGCCTCTGCATTGTGCTGGCCATATGGCCATCTTCTCTCTGGTTGACCCCAGCACTAAGAATGGCATACAGTGCTCAATAAACCCATGTGCACTGAGACTGACCCTGTTTTCATGTGATCTGTATCCTGGGAGAGCCCAGAGACCAGGCTCTGCCACAGGGTGTGGCCCTGCTGGCCTGTGTGACCTCCGATGCCCTCAGAACATCTCTAGGCTCCATCTTCTCATCTATGGATGCTGAAATGAATTAACTCTTAGGTCCTAGTGGTAGGGACTTTCATTGTTTtcatctattcttttcttttttgctagtcCTCAGGTAAAGACActaaatttcccagcctcccttgcagctgtGAGATGGCCAGATGAGAGACACCAGCCAGTGTGGGCCCAGCGAGTGTCAAGGGCATTATTAAGTTGCAGTTCTGTGAAGGAGGTTGGGGAGGAGAGGGCAGAAGGATGTGGTCCAGGTATTAAGACTTCTGCACACTTCCTTCTTCCTCAAGAGCTTGAAGACTTCTGATGAGTGAAGTTACCATGTCTGTGGGCTGTTTCCTCTCAAGCTTAGGGAGGTTTAGCAGGAGCCTTGAGACAGGTTGAAGTGGAGGCTGTGGGTGCCTTGCTCAGGGACCTCTCTGAGCCAGTGCACCCATGGCCCAGCCACTGGCAGTGGTGGCTGCTAACACAGCTCACAGTGGCCCTCTTCTCTAGAAAATCGCCCTCCCAGAAATGCCTCTAAGGTGACACTGTACTCCCCAAAGCCATTGCAGCCAGTGACTGACTCAGGCAGGGGTACAAAGGCCTGGCCAGCCTGCCTCAAGGGGGGATAATTGTTTCCATTCATGCTGCAGAGCTCCCTTGGGGTCAGGCTGCGGCCACATCCTAGCTCAGtttctgcccctgccccaccccatccTGCTTCCCTCAGGCACAGGTTCCCTTGAGGGTATTCCTTCTAATAAATCATGGCAGGAGAAATCCCTGTCTTGGGCTTGACTCCTGGAGATCCTGACCTAAGACATGGGTTAGGTACAGACGACACAAAAACTCAGGCTTGGGGCTGTCCTGACCAGGAAGAGAGCCACCAGCTCTGAGACTATGTACTTAGCATTAGCAACTCATAACAAACACACAGAGACTGCTTGCTGGCAACTGTCAACCAGCCTCCCAGCTTCAGTCAGGACGCTCCTGGTTGTAACAAAACAAATCAGTCTGGCTTGAGCATGCACCTGAGCAATCTGGGCCTCGGGCACAGCTATCTCCAGGGGTTCTGATGATGTTGCCTCTGCTGATCTGTGCATGGCTTCTGTgcccgtttttgtgttgctataacagaataccccaaactgggtaatttataaagaaaagaggtttatttggctcatgattctgggacagctatctggtacaggcctcaagctgcttctactcatggcagaaagtggcagggcagccagcaggtgaAGATCACATgccaagaggaagcaagagagagagggaggggaggtgccagggtcctttaaacaaccagctctcatgggaactaatagagtgagaactcactcactaccttaCCCCcaccagggagggcattaatctattcatgagggatccacccctatgacccaaacacctcctagcactgccacattggggataagTTTTCaaaatgagctttggggggacaaacatatcccaACTATATCAGCTTTCCTCTACAGCCAGACAGGCTCTCACCGAGGGGTGGGTAGGACTGACACCAACAGCTCCAGGTTAACAATCTCTCCTTTTACCAATCTCAGGAGAGAAAGGCACCTCTCTTTCCCAGCATTCATGGACTGTCCCAGGCGGGATCCTGATGGGCCCAGCATGGGTTATGGGCCTCTTTACTATGGCCTGACATTAGCTCACAAGGATCACATAGAATGGGAGGAatgtttttccaaagaaaaaggaGTGTTGGGTCAAGTGAAGCTAAGTCCAAGCCCTTCTCATCTCACGAAGAGGGAATATTCTCAACCACCTACACGTGCACAGCAATGGACACCTGAAAGTGGGCTGAGTAgagatgggtgggtgtgtgtgtgtgtgttgggggatgggggcaggggagtGAAAGCATTGCCTTGCCCTGGTCACCATCACATGGTAAGCCAAACGCAGAATTAAATGTCTGCTAAATGATTTACCTTATGTGAGTGTGTTAAACTCTACTCCGTTTTTGACTCAGATAATTAGAGTAAAATATTGACATTAAAAAAAGTGGAAATGATTCCAAATGACAATAGAATTctggataaaaaaatatataggcaaTTACCTCCTGAAAGATTGGGAAGATTAAGTAAACAGAATCTATTTGAAAATAGCAACATTGTTCCATGGCTGCTGGTGGTCCCAaagatatgtccatgtcctaatccctggaacctgaaaatgttattttacacAAAGGCAAAAGAGTGAGTATTGCCTTATAGGGCAAAAGATGTCATTTAGTTATGGATCTTAAGAGGAGGagcttatcctggattatctgagtgggccCCAAATGCAATCCCACGTATCCTTATAAGAACGATGGACAGAGAGACTAGACACAGACAAATAGGAAGAGGTGGcatggagacagaggcagagattagagtgatgcagccacaagccaaagaatggcAGGAGCCACTAGAAGCAAGAGCAGACAAGGCACAGATTTGCCCCCAGAGCCTCCGAAGGgagtgcagccctgccaacacctcagtgtcagacttctggcctccaggactgtgagaataAGCtcctgctgttttaagccacgaAGACTGTGGtatagtcagccctctgtatccgtGGGTTCCAATCTGTGAATTCATCCAACCACAGATcgaaaatacagtatttgaaaaaacaaaaaacggtacaataaaaaatacaaaatttaaaatgcagtataacaactatttaaatAGCATTACTTGTATGAGGTATAAGTAGTCTAGAGATATAAAGTACATTGGGAAgtatgcataggttatatacaaatactaagccattttatatcagggacttgagcatctgtggattttggtatctgaggggGGATCCTGGAACAGGTCCCCTGTGGATACTggcaatttgttatggcagctccagGGAACTAATAGTGTTGTCTAAGGTTGTTAGAGTTTGTTTCTGTCACTTCTACCTAAAAAGGTCCTGGTCTatacatggtgttaagtc contains the following coding sequences:
- the GFRA4 gene encoding GDNF family receptor alpha-4 isoform X2, which encodes MARCLGPVLLLLLLLGSESSAGGNRCVDAAEACTADARCQRLRAEYVAQCLGPGGCPRARCRRALRHFFARGPPALTHALLFCPCSGPACAERRRQTFVPDCAFSGPGPAPPPCLAPLDACEHSPLCRPRLLAFQASCAPVPSAPDGCPRDQGPRCLRAYAGLVGTAVTPNYLDNMSARVAPWCDCRTSGNRHEECEAFRGLFTRNRCLDGAIKTFESGWTPILQDQLDLHRNPEQVSSAVGSLEGSSLLFILPVLALQALL
- the GFRA4 gene encoding GDNF family receptor alpha-4 isoform X1, translated to MARCLGPVLLLLLLLGSESSAGGNRCVDAAEACTADARCQRLRAEYVAQCLGPGGCPRARCRRALRHFFARGPPALTHALLFCPCSGPACAERRRQTFVPDCAFSGPGPAPPPCLAPLDACEHSPLCRCARGRRRRCARAGGGVGPLARSPRPRRATQAPPPGLPGLLRAGPQRPRRLPAGPGPPLLASIRRPLGVSAGTAVTPNYLDNMSARVAPWCDCRTSGNRHEECEAFRGLFTRNRCLDGAIKTFESGWTPILQDQLDLHRNPEQVSSAVGSLEGSSLLFILPVLALQALL